tattattattatgattatcattattattattattacgattatgattattatcattattattgtctAACGAACTTACGGCTTCCTGCGTAAAGAGTCATGAAACAAGAAAAAGTCAGAGATtgatcgttaaaaaatattacagatCGTCGAAAAGGTTTTGTACGAAGTTCTTAGCGACACCACCGTGCACTCGATCGTCACTATGCGAATTTTGTGAAATGACccacagatatatatatatataatagtaacaaTTCGATCGATCCGAATCGAATTAACGGGAAAAGTAGAAAttaggggagggagagagagagagatgggaaaaaattacaattttacgaGAAGAGAGAAGCAAATCTagcaaagtatatatatatgtgtgtatatatatatatatatacacatacacacacatatatactaCTAAGGAAAgtcgaaagaaacgaagggAACGTTCGTTGGAacggtaaaaaaagaaaaaaggtcgAAGCTTTTGCtgaacggagagagagagagaatggccAATTTACTTTCGAGAAAGTCAATGACAATTTCTCGAGGCAATCGAAATGATCTCGAGCTCGAGACACAGCGGCATGAGAACGGTGACCGTTTCGTCCCGATCCGTGCACCGTTAAACCAAACTCACTCGATCTCTACTGACCTCTCTATGAGTTTACGCATCTCCTCGGTGGTCATGCCGTCCTTGCCGCGAGCATTCACTGAAATAGAAAAACACACGGCACGATTGACACAACGGTAAACTACTACGACGACACGTAGCATGCAAATGTGTGGAAGCTAAACGattagagatagagagagatagagagagagagagagaaagagagatagataCACTGAGACCCCGCAGCGAGTCAGCGGTTCATTCTTGATCGCGTCGGTGACTCGCTCGGCATGcctatatattttctactgCTTAAAGAACGAGCAGCGGCGCGAAAGGGGATCCGGAGCGGAACGCAGCCTCTCTCGCCTCTCTCTGTTCTCGAGGAGAGACGGGCAGTTCCATTCCCCGAGGgggggcgagagagagagagggggaggtcCGTCGATTCGTCCCGCTTCGATCCCCCGGCTCGATCACCGGGTCTTTGTACTGACCGCCGTAGTTGCGGTTCACGAGTTGGTCGCGATCGCACTCCGCCTCGCTGATCTCGTTGCTCTCCTTGCTGTCGTTGAAACTCGAGTTGTTCTGGTCGTGGTTCCTTGGCGGGGGTGGGGGCGGTTCCGGTGATCCAGAGACGGGGATATTGCGGGCCGACCCTACGCTGCGACGTCCAACCGAGCCGCGGGATCCGTAGTGGTCGTAGGGAGCGCCGTACTGTCCGTACTGGGAGCCGTATTGATCCTCCTCGGGCGCGCAGTTGGCCGGGTCGTCGTACTCGGGGGAGAAGACGTTGTGGGTTCCGCTGCCGCCTCCTTGGGACGGGACTCGGGAGTAGCGACCGTTTTGACGCGGCTGCGGATCAAAGAGAATCGTTGTCGAGGGAGATCGGAGAAATAGGCGGATCGAGACGTACCATGGATTGAGATCCGGAGCGGCTGTGGGCGGAAGCGTTGGTGGGATGGCCAACGGGTGGCCCCATGGTGCCCGAGTGTCCGTTGCCTGGGTGTGGGAAGGTCTGGAATTGCATGGCCTTGCTGGGGTCCATCTCCTCGCGGAATCCAAGAAGGTGGAAGGTGGCGTAGGGGCAGATCTCGTCTTCCATGCCTGAAAGAAACGATCACCAAGGGTAGACACTGCAGTTATGGAACCGATCGAACTAATCTATTCATTGTCAAAACGGGATTATGATGTTTCACCATTTGCGTATCGGGTGGGTGTTCTTTTGGGTGCGTTCGCCTCGTGCAATGCtaactaagaaaaaaaatctggcGGGTACCTACGTATATTCTCGTTCCTACGTGTTtcccctcttcttctctcgtaCTCGCCCGTTACACAGAGAAACGTTTATAGgaggtatatttatatatatatatacgttatatatatacgcatgcACGTTAATCAATCGTGTCTCGAATCGTTCTACAGTTCCGTTGTTGTCGTTCGCTCGCTTCTGTCTCTCATCATAGAAACCGTTGTCCGACATTTTGGAAAGATGAAAGGAAAAATGCGCGGAGCGAGACAACAACACCGTCCCTGCATCCAAATCCTTCCGTATTCGTGAAAAAAGTAGGACGAATCGAAAGGGATGTGGTTACTTTTCGTGTTTACATTCGTATATATTTGCGAAAATAAAGGAGGAACAATGAGCGCAAAGCATGCGTGAATGCGTGCAAAACATCGAAGTGGGTAATAAATAGCGAATATTGCATGAGCACGGCGTGAACAACCGTGAAGAATCGGAACGGACTTACGAAGAAGACCGGTTATATACGCAATAGCTGGATAGCCGGTCGATAAGTTAGTTAACCGTGGTAGATGTCGCGATAGAGAGACGAAGGCTCGTGACGGCGACacggagaggagaaagagcGCTTCGTTCGGTTCTTTAACTCTACTTTTTACCAACCTCTGTGGGATAGACCCTCGGCACTGCCCATACGAGGTGGCGGTGGACATCTTCGGTTCGGCGCGCAATGATTCAATTCTTCGTACATATGTCGTCTTGGATCCCACGTCGAGTGGCTTCTTATCGAGCCTGTCCCACCTATCGAACATATACTACAAACGTCGTACGACTGACTGCCGCTTACCGATCTTCGGTTTCGCCCTTCTTATCGATTTCTTATCGATTCATCGGCGGGCGTGAACTGAGAGGGCGATCGTGGAAACGGAGACGCGTAGCAATGCGATAAGCGCAAATAAAATAagggaggagaaaaataaCCGTTCCCCGGCACATACATATCTCGATtacgtttaaatatatatatatatatatatatatatataatatatatatatatatatatatatatatatagtatatagagagagagagaaaaaatattttgaagcgAGGCAAACAACGAGACAAACTGGCAATGACTATGAATATCCAACTTGTGTACGAATTACGTGTTTGTGGAGAATGGGTGTGTATGTTTGTGTTTTCAACGTATCGTCATCCCGATTCGTTCGACGAGAATGGTGAGAAAGAATTCTAAGACTCGTGTATATCATATATCGTATacatattcgattcgatttctgGTGTGTCacgaatgaataatgaaatgtaataaataaaataaaagaagaaacggtAAACACTATCGTGCCGATGCGACAACATCTAATAAAcgataattggaatttttagcTAGAGATCGTATTGTTGGCAGTTGTGGCTTACTTATCACTGTACCTCGCTTGATGCGATCGCAGGTGTTATAATTGGATCCGGGAACAGGGGGCAATTTACGGTTGGGCGGGGCGATGTATCCAAGCTCGTCGCGCAGATCGGGCCTTCGTTTGTCCAGGGTTGCTCCGCCTACTCCGGTTTGTTGGTAAACCACGTCGTCTAAAAAATCGAACGGACACGTAGCAGCGTGCCGGTTAGTTCGCTATAGGAACTGCTCCGTGCGCTCGATACGGATCGAAGTGGTCGGGGGTCGATAACGACGTAATATCGATCGTCCCATCCGGCCGACTTCCATCTCTGTTTCGTAATTAACGattgtgtaaaataataaaaaaaaattggtataCATTGTCCCTCGTAATATTTCTCGTCGGCTGATGAGATACCTCGCAGCCGCGTTTGCTCCGGGCCCCGAGTTCTCCTAGACAATGCGACGCAAATCACCACTATCCCTACAATAATGACGACGATCGTCGCTCCGACCGGTACAACCACGTTCACGTCCAGCCAGCCGGGCAACCAAGGGAAATAACGCCTCACGTCCGTGCTGTCGTTATCGCCGTTCCGCACGGGGGGCGCGATCGTACCTGTTCGTTAAGACAGTgcagaaaagagagagggttACCTTTATCGCTACCATGGCCCTTCCCTCTGAGAACGCAGATCACGATGACGGCAACGATTATAACGAGAATAGCTGCTACCACGGGTACGACCAGATTTAAGTTAgccatgaaaattttcatcggaTCCTCGTCGTTGCCACCACCGTTCACGTCAGGTAGCTCTCGGGCCGGTGCAATGGTGCCTGGAACAAAAAATATGGCGACCGTTCAATCCAGCCACCATTAGCACCGGCTACGAGGTGCGCCGTTGccgttttccttccttttccttttttctttttctttctttctttctttctttctttctttctttcctatcCCCTCTTATCgccttcttattttatttacctcCGGTTACGGTCAGCGTTGCGAATTCGTACTCGGCAACCGCGAACCCAGCGTTATTGTGGGCGGTGACGCGCAAGTGGTACCACGTGGCAGGGACCAAATCCAGAACTACGAAGTTGCCGCCCGGTTTAACGTTGTTCGACACCTGGTTCCATTCCTGTTGGTTCCTGAATCACACGATCGACAATtatcgacgacgacgatttaTAGATTTCGCGTTCTCGTTTCCCCCTTACTTCTTCTTGTGCTCGACCACGAAGTAGATCATGGGGCAGCCGCCGTCGGACCACGCGTTCAAGTGCAGAGTGATGCTGTTCGTCGCCACCTCGATGAACCTTGCCGCCTCGGGGATGATCGGTTTCGAGCCTTTGGTGCGGGTGTTGAGCATGTCGGATGGGTCGCCGGTTCCGATTCTAAAATCGAGTCAACGTCTCTTTGCCTCCAATAATGCGAACAATTAATTACACGTTTGTTCCTTTGTTTATTTGTTCATTCACCTACCCGTTGTACGCGGTTACGTAGATCTGGTATCTCGAGCCGCACAACAAATTCTCCAAAGTGTACTTCTGCACCGTGGAGCTGATCTGCGCCGTGTCCCAGTCGCCGAATTCCGGCTTGTAGTGGATCGTGTATCCGTGGATCGGGGCGTTGTCCTGGGGGTGAGGGCGCACCTTCATCGTCAGCGAGTTGGTGGTGGTCGCGGTGAGGGTGATTTGGGGCGAGTGAGGGGGAGCTGCGAAGTCGAGTTGGTCGGTCGAGtttcgagaaacgagaaattcATCCTCGCGAGGGTGCTTTCTCACCGTGCACGATCAACTGGTGGGTGACGGTGTCGTGGCCGAACGTGTTTTCCACGTAGCAAGAGTATTCCCCGGCGTCGGTGCGGTCCACTTCCTTGATGAACAGGGATCCTTCGGGCAATTGTCGCAGTCTGTCGCTGGATTGGAGCACGGCGCCTCGCACTTTCCACGTCACCTCGGGCGCGGGCACGCCGACGGCCAAGCAGGGTAATTTCACGTCCTCCTTGTAGGTGGCCGTGAATTTGTCGTCGAACGACGCGATCTTCGCCGGTACTGAAACAGTTTTCGAAAAAAGGATTGTGACGGGCTCGtcgagaagaggagaggggaggggtggAGATACCTCGAACGCTGGGCGCCAGTGCGACGATCTTGGAAGCCTCTCCCTCGCCGATGTTCGTGCTCGCGGTCACCCAGAAGTCGTATCTGCGCGTCTTGTCCAATTCGGACGCCTCGTGGGTGAGCTGATTGGGCGGCACCTTCTGGCTGCTCGGCTCCTCCGCGTTGTCCGCCTTCGTGTAAACGGTGTACTGGGTGATGACGCCGTTCGGTTGGCTGGGTGGCCTCCACGAAACCAGGATCGATTCGGACGACATGACGAGAGCCTTGATCGCGATAGGCGCTTCGGGGGCTGTGTACACGATATGATTAGGAAAGGATGAGGATTTGCGCGTTCGAGAAAAGCGTCTCTCAGGCTTCTCACCGTCCTGCTCGGTTTGGCAGTGAATGGGCGCGGACTTGACACCGTCTCCGCCAGAAGTGAAAGCCAAGACTTGCATGCTGTAGTTCGTGTACTTCTTCAATCCGTGCAAAATGGTCTCGCTCGAGGAGGTGATCTTGGTGTCCTTGGTGTTCTCGTCGTACCAGGTGTCGGAGGGTCCGTAGATGACCTGGATGACGAGGGATGTAACATTCGAAGACTCGACTCGTGGACGGGTAAGGGAGAACTACAATCACCTTGTATCCGGTGATGACTCCATTCGCGGCGCTAAGGGGGGGCGACATCCAGGAGATCCTGATGGTCTGGGAGGTCAAGGTGGTGCAAGTGGTGTCGTGAGGGGGTTGCTCGGGTACGCCCTCGGCGGTGTGCTGCCTCCGCTCCTCGCTCATCGGCCCCGATCCCACTTTGTTGAACGCTTGCACGACCACGCTGTACTGGGTGTACGTCTTCAGGTTCATGATCTGCAGGTGGTGCTCCTTTCCGTCCTCCTTCGAGAAGTCCACGGTTTCGAACATGTACGGTTTCTCGGAGGAGGAGAGCCTGTAGCCGACGTAGTATCCAAGGATCTCGCCGTTCCAATCCTCGCGAGGGGGCGGTTTCCACGTTACCTGAGTCGAAAAGAATTCGTAGAGAGGAactgaagaaagaaagaaagggagactCGAAGCGGAGCCGGTACCTTGAGGGTGTGCTGGTCGAGGTCGTCGACGCGGATGGAGGTTGGCGGGCCGCTGGGCGCCTCCTCGGCAGTGATTATGGTGACCGTGTCGGACGGGTCGGACGCGCCTATTTCGTTCTCGGCCACGATTCTGAGGTGGTAGGTGGTGGCGGGTCTGAGATTGAACACTCCGGCTACGTTCTGCTGGGATCCGGGCACCAGAACTCTGTCGATATCGGTCTCCCACGAGCCTTTGCTGATCTTGTACTCGATCACGTAGCGCTTGATCGGGCTGTTCCCGTCGTAGGGCGCCGCCCAGGAAAGTTGAACCGAGCGTCCGGATTTGTCCAACACCTTCAAACCGTACGGAACCTCGGGTACCTCTGCGAGGAAACGTAATTCGTAATTCGTAAACGGGGGAGAAGGGGGCGGAGGGAGAGAATAGACTCGAACCTTGCACGATCATGTTGATACTCGTGTCGTCGCTTCCGAAAGCGTTGGTCGCCACGCAGGTGAAGAGGGCCGAGTCGCTTCTCTCGGTTCTCTTGATGCTCAGGTCGGACAGCACGCCGTTCGCCAATATTTCCTCCCGGATCGTGTAACGGGAATCGCTCTTCGGGTCCAGCCTCTTGTTGTTCATGTTCCAGAGGATGCCGATCGGTTTCTCGCCTTGGGCCTCGCATTGCAACACGGCCGGCTCCCCTCGTCGCGCGGTCTGGTTCTTCAGTTTGATCTCGAAGTGGGGCGGGGCTGAAGCGATCGACGAAGATTAGGGCGGAGAAAAGGGTGGAGGACGGACGACGGAATACCTTGAACCGAGATGAAGATAACAGCCGAGAGTCCCGCGCCGATCCCGTTCACAGCCTCGCAGAGATAGTAGCCTTCGTTCGTCTTCTGAATGTTGTTGATCGACAGGGTCCCGTCCTCCACGCTAATGTCCGGATTGCTCAATTTCAGGTCGGTGTAATCGCCCGGTGTGTCCCCTGTGAAACGGGGAATAGGGCAGACGCGCTCGGGGACAGACGCCAGGATGGATGGTCGATCACTTACCAGCGGCCTTCTTCCACGTGACCTGGGGCTTGGGGAAACCGTCGGCTTTGCACTCGACGCGAGCGTCAGAGCCTTGAGCGAATGCCTTGTCGGTGGGCTCCAGGATCCAGCGTGGTGGTACTGTTACAGAATAACCAGGTCATTCCACGTGTTCCCCGGCGTACCACCCGTACGGGGCAGTTAATCCGGGAGCCAGTCGCGCCTCGTCGTGACCTCGGGCCCTGACTTCTCTCCAacccctcttttttcctttctttcgaggGACGCGCGTTTCACTTTCCACGTTTCACGAGCCGAAGATCACGACAGGCTGTTTCCTCGCATGCTGGACGAAACGTCGCGGCTCGCCCCCGCAACTGCGACGAAAACAACGACGACGACATTGCATCTAAAGTCGTGCATGCGGGAGTGTGAGAAGAGATGAAGTGATCGTTACGACTACTTGCGCTACGAAAACGGGTGAAAGATGATGAACGTGCGCAAGAGatggagagacagagagaaggagagagagagagaaagctcGGCTCGGAGCCGAACGCCGTGCATGCAAGGGTTAGGTAAGGTTAGGCTGCTGCGTTACGGTCCGTCGTGCTGCGGCGAAAGAAGTCGGagaaagagtgagagagagtgagagaaagCTATCTATATTTCGTTAGactaaaaaaagaggaggcgGCATGCGTTGTTGTCAAAAGAAAGATACATCTGCTACCGCTACGAATGcatgtaaaaagaaatgaatacgAGGCGAGACGTGTGGTGAGAGGGGCGGTTAAGGTGGTGGGGTTAAAGGAGGCGAAGGGTTTCGTCGATAGGTTGGCGAGAGGGTGATTTTCGGGGGTTGATCGGATGGTCGGTCGGTCGTGTTGGAGGAGAGCAAGGACGCGTTGTAGCGCGACGGGGGAGGGGGTACGGTGCGGTGAGATAACAATAAATCGACACTCGAATGTGATCACGAGAGACACGCAGCTCGATCGCTGGGAGGGTGATCCtgagataaatagataatccGGCGATAGATCGCGACGATCCATCGATCGTTGTTCGGTGTTgtcgttgttattattattattattattatacgaatgATGGCTCGttgagttttcttttttcttttttctcaggGGAGAAGAGGGGGGAGCTGGTGAAGCACGTGACGCGCACGAGAGGACGAGAAttgtcgtatatatatatatatatatacatataatacgtGTATCCTGATCGTCGGTGGTGCCTGTTATCGCTCGTTGGAGATCGCGCGGCGAGAAAAAGCCAACTCGAAAGAAAAAGCCATACTCGATAGGTGTCGTCGAAGAATATTAGCGACGATGAGAGCATGACAACGAGACAGGGTGGTAACGATCGAACGATGCGAGATACTTAGCCAACAGATAAACGATGCGGGTCAAGCTGAACCAAATTGCTGGATGGAATGGGAGGGGAACGAAGTGGGCTCTTTCCTCGGGCTTGGGTGTAACTTTGGTTCCGCTACTCGGCTGAATAAGGCGGGAAATAGGAGCGGACACGCACGAGGGGTGAACGTAGAACGAGGGGGATCGGACACAAAACGTGGGTATGCATAATACACGCGGAATGACGAGATTGCGGAACGggggatagagagagagagagagataggatAAGTAGAAGTCAGAGatagcgagagaaagagagagagagagagagagagagagaggtacgGACGAAAGCTGTGAACGCGAAAACTCTTCCGCTGTGTGAACTGAAATCCAGAAAGCTTTCGccaaaaaaggaaagatttcGTTCGAGCGTTCGTTCTCGGCAACGACGAAGATGcattcaatcaaaattattattaaagccTGCGATAAATGAAACAATCTGAATCGGGGTTGTGAACTGCGCCGGGCTGTTGCGCTGTTGCGTCTCATCTCATTCTTATTCGTTCTTATTCACCGTTCAATCAATTATTCATCAATTATTGCACGATATTATTCATTCACCACGATATTATTCCCACATTACTCTGTTCCCTAACCGTGAACACGCAACGTCGCCTCGTGGATCGCTTTGCCGGACGGATTGGTTGCGATACACGTGTAACGTCCCGCGTGGTCCGGCGTTACAGGCTCGATCAGCATCATGCTCATCCGTGGCCCGAGTTTCCCGACGTTGTATCCCATGAATTGCGAGAGGGGCCGATCCTCGTGGGTCCAGGCGATGTCGATGGGGGTGTCGCCCGTCGCCACCATGCACGCCAGTTGGGCGGCCTGCCCCGCGTAAATCGGTTGGTCGCCAAAATCGAACGGACTGATCCGTGGCAGGACTGGAACGATGAGCATCCCCGGCTAGATCCACACCCACGCACACGCATACACACCCCCTCGATGGATCCACAGTCTCGTCGTCATTGATCATCGTCTACGCAACGGACTTCTTCCCGTCCCTCGGTCGCCGAGAGTCGCCTTTTCCTCTGCTTCCTCCTCCCCATCCGCGTGGGACGCACGCCCACGTTTTCGTCTCGGCAACGACGCGAGGGAAAGGATCGAGAAGAGGCAGACAgccggaaagagagagagagagagagagagagagacgagacGCAGTGCGCGCGTGAGCGTGTGTTACGAGTGTGTgggagaaaggagaaagagaattgGACGGGGAACGAAACGGGAGGGGAAGTTTAGCTCGTCCTGAACTACGGACAAATTACCTTTGATCATTGGTAGCCCAAGGATAACGAGAGTGGGGGACTGTGGTCCAAAAGCTACACTCGGCCGAGCGACCTACCTAAACGATGATGCTTCGAAACAAACGATGCGGGAAGATAATT
The DNA window shown above is from Apis cerana isolate GH-2021 linkage group LG4, AcerK_1.0, whole genome shotgun sequence and carries:
- the LOC108001865 gene encoding cell adhesion molecule Dscam2 isoform X23, with amino-acid sequence MWLDPPGGGCNIPTYLTTMLLLAVLALTNVACAEDESMGPVFVKEPPNRVDFSNGTGAVVECQARGNPQPDIIWVRADGSAVGDVPGLRQVLPNGNLVFPPFRAEDYRQEVHAQVYSCLARSPAGSVHSRDVNVRAVVTQYYEAEVVSEYVIRGNAAILKCTIPSFVAEFVSVDSWVGSDGSTFKPTNDYDGKYLVLPSGELHIRDVGPEDGYKTYQCRTKHRLTGETRLSATKGRLVITEPLGAKGPKFSSDDRVNSFVRAAGGSSTLLCPAQGFPVPSFRWYKFIEGSSRRQPVQLNERVRQVSGTLIIREARVEDSGKYLCIVNNSVGGESVETVLTVTAPLGAEIEPSTQTIDFGRPATFTCNVRGNPIKTISWLKDGKPLGLEEAVLRIESVKKEDKGMYQCFVRNDQESAQATAELKLGGRFEPPQIRQAFAEETLQPGPSMFLKCVASGNPTPEITWELDGKRLSNTERLQVGQYVTVNGDVVSHLNISSTHTNDGGLYKCIAASKVGSAEHSARLNVYGLPFIRHMDKKAIVAGETLRVTCPVAGYPIESIVWERDTRVLPINRKQKVFPNGTLIIENVERMSDQATYTCVARNAQGYSARGTLEVQVMVAPQIAPFSIGEEPANWGEQVSAMCSILKGDSPIEIRWSLNGEPITRTNHPDITVTKTGKKNSVLIIDSVTAHHAGEYTCVASNLVGSVSRSAELSVNVPPRWILEPTDKAFAQGSDARVECKADGFPKPQVTWKKAAGDTPGDYTDLKLSNPDISVEDGTLSINNIQKTNEGYYLCEAVNGIGAGLSAVIFISVQAPPHFEIKLKNQTARRGEPAVLQCEAQGEKPIGILWNMNNKRLDPKSDSRYTIREEILANGVLSDLSIKRTERSDSALFTCVATNAFGSDDTSINMIVQEVPEVPYGLKVLDKSGRSVQLSWAAPYDGNSPIKRYVIEYKISKGSWETDIDRVLVPGSQQNVAGVFNLRPATTYHLRIVAENEIGASDPSDTVTIITAEEAPSGPPTSIRVDDLDQHTLKVTWKPPPREDWNGEILGYYVGYRLSSSEKPYMFETVDFSKEDGKEHHLQIMNLKTYTQYSVVVQAFNKVGSGPMSEERRQHTAEGVPEQPPHDTTCTTLTSQTIRISWMSPPLSAANGVITGYKVIYGPSDTWYDENTKDTKITSSSETILHGLKKYTNYSMQVLAFTSGGDGVKSAPIHCQTEQDAPEAPIAIKALVMSSESILVSWRPPSQPNGVITQYTVYTKADNAEEPSSQKVPPNQLTHEASELDKTRRYDFWVTASTNIGEGEASKIVALAPSVRVPAKIASFDDKFTATYKEDVKLPCLAVGVPAPEVTWKVRGAVLQSSDRLRQLPEGSLFIKEVDRTDAGEYSCYVENTFGHDTVTHQLIVHAPPHSPQITLTATTTNSLTMKVRPHPQDNAPIHGYTIHYKPEFGDWDTAQISSTVQKYTLENLLCGSRYQIYVTAYNGIGTGDPSDMLNTRTKGSKPIIPEAARFIEVATNSITLHLNAWSDGGCPMIYFVVEHKKKNQQEWNQVSNNVKPGGNFVVLDLVPATWYHLRVTAHNNAGFAVAEYEFATLTVTGGTIAPPVRNGDNDSTDVRRYFPWLPGWLDVNVVVPVGATIVVIIVGIVVICVALSRRTRGPEQTRLRGISSADEKYYEGQYDVVYQQTGVGGATLDKRRPDLRDELGYIAPPNRKLPPVPGSNYNTCDRIKRGTVISGTGSIRSHSTWDPRRHMYEELNHCAPNRRCPPPPRMGSAEGLSHRGMEDEICPYATFHLLGFREEMDPSKAMQFQTFPHPGNGHSGTMGPPVGHPTNASAHSRSGSQSMPRQNGRYSRVPSQGGGSGTHNVFSPEYDDPANCAPEEDQYGSQYGQYGAPYDHYGSRGSVGRRSVGSARNIPVSGSPEPPPPPPRNHDQNNSSFNDSKESNEISEAECDRDQLVNRNYGVNARGKDGMTTEEMRKLIERNEAPSRQTGSGHGGHGGLLTPYDTVAV
- the LOC108001865 gene encoding cell adhesion molecule Dscam2 isoform X9, producing MWLDPPGGGCNIPTYLTTMLLLAVLALTNVACAEDESMGPVFVKEPPNRVDFSNGTGAVVECQARGNPQPDIIWVRADGSAVGDVPGLRQVLPNGNLVFPPFRAEDYRQEVHAQVYSCLARSPAGSVHSRDVNVRAVVAQYFEVQVYDQFAIRGNAAIFKCQVPSFVADHVDVVGWIDSNGGSYVADGQSYVVGQRYAVNVMDEHVLRGNAAIIKCHIPSFVAEFVEVDSWIEDETTEIYPSADYDGKYLVLPSGELHIRDVGPEDGYKTYQCRTKHRLTGETRLSATKGRLVITEPVASTRPKFPSLADLQAFKMALGGAMTLLCPAQGFPVPSYRWYKFIEGSSRRQPVQLNERVRQVSGTLIIREARVEDSGKYLCIVNNSVGGESVETVLTVTAPLGAEIEPSTQTIDFGRPATFTCNVRGNPIKTISWLKDGKPLGLEEAVLRIESVKKEDKGMYQCFVRNDQESAQATAELKLGGRFEPPQIRQAFAEETLQPGPSMFLKCVASGNPTPEITWELDGKRLSNTERLQVGQYVTVNGDVVSHLNISSTHTNDGGLYKCIAASKVGSAEHSARLNVYGLPFIRHMDKKAIVAGETLRVTCPVAGYPIESIVWERDTRVLPINRKQKVFPNGTLIIENVERMSDQATYTCVARNAQGYSARGTLEVQVMVAPQIAPFVITEEPANWGDSISVVCAILKGDLPIEISWALNGEPIGRDRSDINVVATTKKNSILSIESVAARHAGEYTCSASNKAGATSHSAILAVNVPPRWILEPTDKAFAQGSDARVECKADGFPKPQVTWKKAAGDTPGDYTDLKLSNPDISVEDGTLSINNIQKTNEGYYLCEAVNGIGAGLSAVIFISVQAPPHFEIKLKNQTARRGEPAVLQCEAQGEKPIGILWNMNNKRLDPKSDSRYTIREEILANGVLSDLSIKRTERSDSALFTCVATNAFGSDDTSINMIVQEVPEVPYGLKVLDKSGRSVQLSWAAPYDGNSPIKRYVIEYKISKGSWETDIDRVLVPGSQQNVAGVFNLRPATTYHLRIVAENEIGASDPSDTVTIITAEEAPSGPPTSIRVDDLDQHTLKVTWKPPPREDWNGEILGYYVGYRLSSSEKPYMFETVDFSKEDGKEHHLQIMNLKTYTQYSVVVQAFNKVGSGPMSEERRQHTAEGVPEQPPHDTTCTTLTSQTIRISWMSPPLSAANGVITGYKVIYGPSDTWYDENTKDTKITSSSETILHGLKKYTNYSMQVLAFTSGGDGVKSAPIHCQTEQDAPEAPIAIKALVMSSESILVSWRPPSQPNGVITQYTVYTKADNAEEPSSQKVPPNQLTHEASELDKTRRYDFWVTASTNIGEGEASKIVALAPSVRVPAKIASFDDKFTATYKEDVKLPCLAVGVPAPEVTWKVRGAVLQSSDRLRQLPEGSLFIKEVDRTDAGEYSCYVENTFGHDTVTHQLIVHAPPHSPQITLTATTTNSLTMKVRPHPQDNAPIHGYTIHYKPEFGDWDTAQISSTVQKYTLENLLCGSRYQIYVTAYNGIGTGDPSDMLNTRTKGSKPIIPEAARFIEVATNSITLHLNAWSDGGCPMIYFVVEHKKKNQQEWNQVSNNVKPGGNFVVLDLVPATWYHLRVTAHNNAGFAVAEYEFATLTVTGGTIAPPVRNGDNDSTDVRRYFPWLPGWLDVNVVVPVGATIVVIIVGIVVICVALSRRTRGPEQTRLRGISSADEKYYEGQYDVVYQQTGVGGATLDKRRPDLRDELGYIAPPNRKLPPVPGSNYNTCDRIKRGTVISGTGSIRSHSTWDPRRHMYEELNHCAPNRRCPPPPRMGSAEGLSHRGMEDEICPYATFHLLGFREEMDPSKAMQFQTFPHPGNGHSGTMGPPVGHPTNASAHSRSGSQSMPRQNGRYSRVPSQGGGSGTHNVFSPEYDDPANCAPEEDQYGSQYGQYGAPYDHYGSRGSVGRRSVGSARNIPVSGSPEPPPPPPRNHDQNNSSFNDSKESNEISEAECDRDQLVNRNYGVNARGKDGMTTEEMRKLIERNEAPSRQTGSGHGGHGGLLTPYDTVAV